CGCTTGGAAGGTTTCTTCTATAAGTTAATTGGTAAAAATACCGAGGAACAAACTGTAGATGAGTTATATATGTACTACCGAGCGCAAGCTATTATTTCTCGCAAAGCTCTAAAGGAACTTACGGCCATAGACAAACCAAGCGCCGAACATATCTTTACCAAAGAAGCCTTGGCTCACGTGGTAAAACTCTACACGACCTTCAAAGAAAATTCCGAACAAAAAATGGAAGCTACCGCCACCAAACACACAGAAAGATATGAGAAATTGGCTTTTGAACTAGCCACTCACGGTGTAGAAAAGATACAAGAAAATGTCTTGCATGAACTATACGAACGTGGACTGATAACCCCGAAGTTATTTATTACTTTATCGGAGGAAATGGGTGAAAATAAACAAAGTTAAATCTTACGTTGAGTAAAAGAACACAAAACAAAAAGTGCCTAATACCAATACCTCTTTGAGCTTGAATCACCACCCTAATTGCACAGACCATCACTTCCAAAATATCTGATGTGGAGACTTGAAATTATGTCTCTTTCTAGGACGATGATTTATACGACGAACCGCTTCAGAAAGTTCTTGTGGAGTAATGGTGTTGAAATCCAAGTCTTTCGGAAAATATTGTCGAAGTAGCCCGTTAGTATTTTCATTGGTACCACGCTCCCAAGAGTGGTATGGATAAGCAAAGTACACAGTCATACTCGTTTGTTTCTCAAACCGTTCCCAGTCACTGAACTCGGTACCGTTATCAAAGGTAGCGGTCTTTCGTTTGTTTTTGGGTATACGCCTGAATTTTTCCACCGCCAGTTTAGTGAGTAAAGTAGCATTTAATTTTGGCAGAAGATACGCAATTAGATACCCGCTTCTGCGATCAACGAAGGTGACAATACGTACTCGTTTGTCTCTTCCCAGCATAGTATCTCCCTCCCAATCTCCCAAACGGGAGCGACGTTCAATAATGGGCGGTCGTTCATCAATACGACGTTTCTTGGCTCTTTCACGAACTTTTTCACGTATTTTGGTGCCTCGTTTGCGCCGATACTTGCCTTTCTGAGAACGAAGAAATTGTTTAAGGTGTGGAGCTCGTTCGTTAATGTATCGGTAGATAGTGCTCGCAGAGATGTCATCACGTACTCCGACTATCTGTTCCGGTGAGTAGTGTTGTTTTAATAATCGTTTCACTTCTCGTAATAATACTCCTTTGAGTATTCTAGTACCTTCCATAGCAATGATACGTGCCTGTTTTTTCTTTCTGCGAACCTCGCGAGCATCGTATCTATCCCGACCACCATACGCTTTAATATGTCTATTAACCGCACTTGGATCTTTGTTGATAATGTGCGCAATCTCCACTCCTGAGTATCCCGCTTTGAGCATACGTGAAATAACCGGCCAGTCTTCCGGTCCTATTTGTTTGTGTGACATACAAAAGCAGTATGTATGTCATCTTGACCTGTGCAATTAGGGTGCAAAGGATTGTGCAATTAGGGTGAGAATTCAGGGAGTTAACCTTGACTTATGTGTGATATATCATATTCTACGTAATAGGATAATTTGAATAACATCTTTTCTAAGGAGAGACAATGAAGTACTTTAAAAGCCTATTAGTTGTTTTTGCTGTTGTTTTTTCAACAACAGCAGCAACAGCAAAACAATCCATGACTGTTCAGAGTTTTCAAAGTTAACAGGCATGTACATTCAAAAAGAGTGTACAGGAAAAATAATAAGATCATATCAAATTGAGGGATACGATCAGTTACCTGCCACTGCAATACTGACAATGAGACACATAAACGCCGCAAAAGAGTTTGGGGAATCCATTTCTTATAAAAAAATAACTGGTTTTAGTTTTTTTCCAGGGATCACAAAGCACACAACCTGGTCGCTAACATACAACAAAGACCAAGATTCATTTGTTGTGGAACCAAGTACCAACAATCAATATGGTATTGGCATGAAAACAGGCATAATTATAATAATCTTGATTTTCTGTTCATTATTGTCTGGATATCTAGATTCCGCAACCGTTAACCCCCTGAGAAAACCGAGCACCATAGCAACTGCGGTTGGAGCAATAATCGGCATTAATTCAAGCATTGCTTCCGCAATATTTTGTGGAATACTCACGTTTTTTGTAATAATGTTTACACGAGCTAAAGTAGATGTCGAAGGAGAACCCTGTTCAGTTTCTACCAGCGTAGTATCAGGCATAATTATCGGTGGATTTCTAGGTTGCATGTGTTTACTCATTCTATCTGAAGCAGGATACGAACTAAGTAACCATATAACCATGAATGGAGCACTGTTCTTAACACTTCTTATTGTACTTAAATATTCTTTCATAATATCTAACGGACTTATGGGAAGTAAAAAGCATCCTAGCCTGTCTACATAAAAAACCGAACAATCATTCAAAAACGCCCTACAATCATTTTCTGTAGGGCGTTATTTTATATTTTTATAGGTTTTGTAATAAGACTTCAGTCTCCTTGCCATACAAATTAGGAGGAGCGGAGCTCTGACTATAATTTGTTAGTGCGAGACCTTTCAATTTTTTACATTCCTAAGTGAAAAATTGAAGAAAAATCGTACCTTAGTACGATTTTGGTCTACGTGCCCTGAAATTAAGGAGTCACTTTAGTGATGACTATAATTTCAGTGTGCACGCAGACATTAGATTTGACCTTACCAGGGAAAATCTAATGTCTAAAATCCTACTTTTAGTAGGATTTTAGTCTGCGTGCCTTCTCATGTTGCCTTATCTTCTCCAAAGCCTTCGCTTCGATCTGACGAATACGCTCACGAGTCACGCCAAATTCTTTACCTACTTCTTCAAGGGTATGGTAAGTACCGTCCAAAAGTCCATGGCGCATTTCGAGAATCTTTCTTTCCTTTTCTGACAAAGTATCTAAAATTTCAGTGATTTGGTCGGTCAAAATACTATGTGCCACCTCCTGGTCTGGAGACACAATTTTGTCGTCAGAAATAAAGTCAGAAAGTCGAGACCGATCATCCTCATCACCGACCGGAAGTTCAAGTGAGATAGTGTCCTGACTAATTTTTTCGATCTGATACACTTTTTCTACTTCTACCCCCATTTCAGTAGCAATCTCTTCCGGCATTGGTTCTCGCCCAAGGTCCTGAGATAGACGTCGTGACACCTGCTTGTACTTAGCCATAGTTTCTACCATGTGGACTGGAATACGAATCGTACGAGACTGATCGGCCAACGCACGAGTAATCGCTTGACGAATCCACCAAGTAGCATAAGTAGAAAACTTAAAGCCTTTGGTAAAGTCAAACTTATCTACCGCCTTGAAAAGACCTAGGTTTCCTTCCTGAATAAGGTCTAGCAAAGTCAGATCCGGTGAGCGTCCGACATACTTCTTCGCAATCGATACCACTAGACGTAAGTTGGCGCGAGCCAAAAGATTTCTCGCTTCCTCATCCCCTTCGACAATTCTCTTTGCCAATACTCTTTCCTCATGGGCGTTCAAAAGTGGATATTGCCCAATTTCTCGCAAATACATTTGGATAGAATCATAGCTACTGTCACTACGCTTGAAAGCGTTTTTTTGAGCAATTACTTCAACACTCGGATCTTCACCCAACATTCCACCGCTTTGCAAAACATCAATTCCAGCAATTGAAAAACGCTCATACAAGACATCTAAGAATTCGATGTCTTTTTCTATCTCAGGAAAAGAGCGAAGTAGCTCGTCGTAAGTTATGTAACCACGCTCGCGCCCCATCTGCATCAACTCGGCCGCCTTTAGCTCGAGAATCCTCTCGCTCTTGGTCAAGGTCTTTTTCTTCGCGCTTTTAGTAGCCTTAGTTGGATTTTTAGCTGCTGGTTTTTTAGCTGTCGACTTGGTTGTTTTATTAGTGGCTGCTTTAGTTGTTTTGGTAGCCTTAGTCTTAGTTTTTACAGGTTTTTTAGTTACCACCTTAGCTTTAGCTTTTGGTTTAGCCGTTGATTTTTTTACCGGTTTTTTAGCTACTTTGGTAGCAGTCTTGTCAGTTTTTTTAGACACTTTTTTAGCCGGTGTCTTGGCTTTGGTAGGAGCTTTTTTTACTGTGTTTTTTTTGTTGGTTTTGTTTACGGTTTTGGCCGCTTTTTTACTTGCTGTTTTAGTTGTCTTTTTACTTGCTTTTATAGCCATAGTCCTACAACTATACATAAAAAAACCAAATAGTCTAGTAGCTTAATACACTTATTTAGTGTATGAGAGTTTGGTCATACGGGACCCTCTGACGCTCTAATTGCAGTTCCCCCACCTCCTTCATACTACTAGCCACCGTCTCAGTATCACCCTCTTTTTCCGCTTCACTGATCTTTTTTCTAGCCATCTGCAATTTTTGCCTAATCATCACCTCTCGTAGTTGGTTAAAAGCATGGACAACCTCGTCCTCAAAAACCTTGCGCGGGTACTGGTCAAGCGCCGCTTCCATACGAAAAGTTACCTCTGCTAACTCTGACTTTGGAATAATATTTTCAATTTCTACTAAGGATAATTCTGTATTAACTTCAATTTCTTTTACTAAACGCTCTGTGACCTCAGGTTTAAAAAGTGGTAATACCCCCAGCAGATAAGTTAATAGTGTTTCCTTTCTTTTTTCTCCGTTAGCACCAACATCTTTTTTTGATACTACTTTACCTTGATTTACACTCGGAACAACTTTAGCTGAATGTTCCGCCGATTCGCTTAAACGCTCCAACTCAAAATGAACAGCGTCCTTGGTTGTACCAAGTGCTTCAGCAATTTTGATAGTAAAATGATCTTGATCAATCCTATTAGGCAGAAGCAAAACGTAGGGCAAAACCTCCTCTCTAGCTCTCAACTTAAAGGTTCGCTCCTCAAGCTTAGCTTGAGCTAGAATTGATAACAAAAACTCAATAACATGGACTGACTTCCCAACAATCTGTTTAAATTCTTTCGGGTCACGCAAAATCATATCAGCCGGATCAGCTCCCTCCGGCATTACTGCCACCTTCACGTCTAAGCCACGACGAAGCATCAAATCTGCCGCTTTCTTGATAGCAGCGATTCCAGCTTTATCAGCATCAAGTGCCAACACCACTTTGTCCGACAATCGCTCAAGTAGTTGCACATGCTCCACCGTCAGAGCCGTCCCCGAGACCGCTACAGTATTGCTATAACCAGCTTGATGACTCATCACTACATCAAACTGCCCCTCTACTATCAAGGAAAAACCAAGCTGCCTAATACCATGCTTAGCCTTATGATAACCATAAAGTATTTCAGACTTCTTAAATAGTTCTGTCTCCGGTGAATTTACATACTTGGGTATATCATCCCCTTTTTCTACTGTCCGCCCGGAAAAAGCCACCACTTTCCCACCCTGATTAAAAATCGGAAACATCACCCGCTTACGAAATACATCATATGGCTCTTTACCATCCTCTCCACCTTTGATTAAACCAGCCCTTAAAAGCTCATCCTTGGTGTACCCCTTACCACTTAGATATTCTTTGGCCGCGCGCCAACCAGCTTCCGGTGGACCGGGCGCAAAGCCTAGTCGCCACGTCGCCATTGTAGCGGCCAACACTCCGCGCTTTAAAATGTATTGCTGTACTTCAGTATTTTCCCGTAAAGAAGCTTCATAAAAAACAGTTGCTTCTTCGAGTACCCCATAAGAGCGATCCTGCTCAGTCTTTTTCTGTGGCGATACTGGTACCAACGGAACCCCAGCCTTATCAGCCAACATCTTTAAAGCCTCTTTAAAATCTACCCCTTCAATTTCTTGGATAAAAGTAAACATATCACCACCAACGCCACAACCATAACAATGATACATTCCACGCTCTGGTGACACGTTAAAAGATGGGGTTTTTTCATTATGAAAAGGACACCGCGCTTTAAAATGTCGCCCGGCTTTATGAAGCTCCACGTAGGGAGAAATCACATCAATAATGTTGAGACGGTCTTTGATTTGCTGAACAGTATCACTCATAGTTTTGTATTGAGTGCATTATACGCGAAATTTGTAGTCGATGCACAAACCTTGACTTTTTCCCTTTACTTCCCTGTTTTTATTGATATATTGGTGGTTGGTTTAACTTTTTTGGAGGTCTGGTATGTACAATTTTGAACCTTTAACGACTTTTGTATACACAATTAGCTTTGCTACTTGGTTAAGACTGGTTGCTATATTTTTTATTTTTGGTTTGACTTTAATATCAACCGAGTACACTGACAACATTACCATACCAATTGGAATGGTAGCTATTGGATTTGTCTTAATTATGGGGAGCTTTCTGTGTAAGGACAAAAGTTGATTATGGATGTTGTAAAAAAGCCGGTTTGCATATTATTTCGCGCAAACCGGCTGTTTTTATTTTGAATTTTAAAACAATTCGAAAAATGGCTTTGTAGTATAAAAAAAATAAAGCCGACTACACATTCTTTCTGTGCATCGGCTTTATGTTTACAAAAGATAATGTGGGTGTACTTAAATTGCCACACCCCATTCTGTTATTTCAAAATCAAAAACAGGAGTACCAGCCAGCCCTACAACATTTTCCGTTGAATCAAAAAACACGTAGTCATTTGGTGTGTCCTTGTATATATTATCTCCATCTTCAAAATGTTTGGCTACTTGAGGAATACCATATTTTTCCAACACTAGCCAAAATCCAGAGTCGGAATACAAAAAGGCAGTGTCATATCCGTCGCCGCCAGAAAGCATGTCTCCACCCCCGTTGGATATCATTTTGTCATTCCCACGACCCGCAACAACCACATCAAATGTTTTTTTTGGGTAGTGATGTCTGTATTGTGTCATTACCACTTGTACCTAGAAAAAACATGTTTTTCTCCTTTTAGTTTAAAAAATATACACCCCTCATACAATAATAATACTGTATGTAGTGCGCGGTAAAACTAGCACAATATAGAGTTGTTGTCAACAGGGAAATCCTGAATTCTCACCCTAATTGCACAATCCTTTGCACCCTAATTGCACAGGTCAAGATGACATACATACTGCTTTTGTATGTCACACAAACAAATAGGACCGGAAGACTGGCCGGTTATTTCACGTATGCTCAAAGCGGGATACTCAGGAGTGGAGATTGCGCACATTATCAACAAAGATCCAAGTGCGGTTAATAGACATATTAAAGCGTATGGTGGTCGGGATAGATACGATGCTCGCGAGGTTCGCAGAAAGAAAAAACAGGCACGTATCATTGCTATGGAAGGTACTAGAATACTCAAAGGAGTATTATTACGAGAAGTGAAACGATTATTAAAACAACACTACTCACCGGAACAGATAGTCGGAGTACGTGATGACATCTCTGCGAGCACTATCTACCGATACATTAACGAACGAGCTCCACACCTTAAACAATTTCTTCGTTCTCAGAAAGGCAAGTATCGGCGCAAACGAGGCACCAAAATACGTGAAAAAGTTCGTGAAAGAGCCAAGAAACGTCGTATTGATGAACGACCGCCCATTATTGAACGTCGCTCCCGTTTGGGAGATTGGGAGGGAGATACTATGCTGGGAAGAGACAAACGAGTACGTATTGTCACCTTCGTTGATCGCAGAAGCGGGTATCTAATTGCGTATCTTCTGCCAAAATTAAATGCTACTTTACTCACTAAACTGGCGGTGGAAAAATTCAGGCGTATACCCAAAAACAAACGAAAGACCGCTACCTTTGATAACGGTACCGAGTTCAGTGACTGGGAACGGTTTGAGAAACAAACGAGTATGACTGTGTACTTTGCTTATCCATACCACTCTTGGGAGCGTGGTACCAATGAAAATACTAACGGGCTACTTCGACAATATTTTCCGAAAGACTTGGATTTCAACACCATTACTCCACAAGAACTTTCTGAAGCGGTTCGTCGTATAAATCATCGTCCTAGAAAGAGACATAATTTCAAGTCTCCACATCAGATATTTTGGAAGTGATGGTCTGTGCAATTAGGGTGGTGATTCAAGAATTGTGAGGTTGAAGAAGAAAGAGCGGCGCCTACGGCGCCGCTCTTTCTTCTTCAAATTCCCTCTATAATTCTATTTTACTTCTCCATCTTTTCGATCATCTCGTACTTCCTGCTTCCCTCAAAGCCAGAACCAGCTGGGATAAGCTTACCAATAATCACATTTTCCATTAGTCCCGCGAGATTATCATGACTTCCCTTCACCGCTGCGTTGATCAAGACGCGAGTAGTGTTTTGGAAAGAAGCAGCTGACAAGAAGCTCTTACGTGATAGTGACGTTTCGGTAATACCAAGGATAAGTTTTTCAGCCTTAGCTACTTCCTTACCAGCTTCTTTCAACTTATTGTTTTCTTCAACGAAAATCCACTCCTCTACCACATCACCAACAGTAAATGGACTTTCGCCAGAGCTGGTGATTTTTACTCGAGACATCATTTGCTTAACAATCAACTCGATATGCTTACGAGCAATGGTCACACCCTGAAGTTCGTAGATCTTGTTTACTTCAGAAATAATGTAGTCTTGAGTAATTTCTTGTCCACCAAACTTGAAGAGTTCCGGCAGTAGGGCTGATCCGTCAGTTAGTAGCTGACCAGCTTTTACAGTGTCACCCTTCGATACCGCCACCACACGACGATAGTGTACTTCGTACTCGATATTATCTTTCTTCTTTGGCGCTCCCTTAGCCGTCATATCTGGAGCCACCACTATCACCTTCTCTCGTCCTTCAGTACGAATACCTACTACCTGCCCCTCACACTTAGATACCACAGCCGGAATCTTTGGCTGACGTTTTTCAAATACTTCTTCCACACGCGGCAGACCCTGAGTTACGTCTCCACCTTGAGAAGCTGCACCTCCGGCGTGCTTGGTGTTCATAGTTAGCTGAGTACCCGGCTCACCAATCGCTTGCGCTGCTACCGTACCTACCGCCTCACCAATGTCCACCAGTTGGTTGGTTGAAAGATCGATACCATAACAGTGCTGACAGACACCACGCAGTGTCTTACAAGTCATTGGTGAACGAACCACCACCGACTCACAAGTTGACTCCTCAACTGCGATTGCATCAAGACGAGTAAGTAGATGTCCCTTAGGGAAAATCACTCGACCCTTAGTATCAATCGCGTCTTCAGCCAAGATTCTACCCTTAATAGCCTTTGAGAAAGCAATCTCAATTCCGGAAGCAGAGATACGATTTATGTTGACACCCTGCTTAGTTTTACAATCTGACTCAGTTACAATCGCGTCCTGTGCTACCACGAAGAGACGGCGAGTCAAATATCCAGCCTTAGCGGTCTGGAGAGCGGTGTCAGCCAGACCCTTACGAGAACCGTGAGTGGTAATAAAGTACTCAATCGGAGACATACCTTCCTTCATTGAAGAAAGAATCGGGAATTCAATTGTCTCACCACGAGTGTTTACAATCAAACCTTTCATACCAGCCATCTGAGCAATCTGTCCTAGTGAACCTCTAGCCCCAGACTTCCACATTTCAAAAGCCGACCCGTTTTCGTCCAATGTTTCAGGCAAAGCTTTCTCAATTTCAGTTTTCGCACGGTGCCAGATTTCTACAATCATACGGCGGCGTTCGTCGCGCGAGATCAGACCTTCATCATAAGCCTCAATAACAGACAATTCCTCAGCTCTAGATTTATCTAAAATTGCTGTTTTTTCTTTTGGCACACTCACTTCATCAATACCCCAAGTCACACCTGACTTAGTAGCGTATCGTAAACCAAGACGCTTTAGTTTATCGACAATCGGTGGTACCGCTTCTGGGCCACGAGAGTCAATGATATCAATAATCACTGTGAAGAGAGTTTTTTGAATCACAACATCATTTATAAAATGATGGTCTGACGGCAAAACACTGTTGAAGATCAAACGCCCCACTGTAGTTTCAAAAATCTTACCTTCAAACTGTTGGTATTTTTCGGTATCAGTAGCCAAAACCTTAACCTTAGCCCTAAAGTCAATAACCCCGTAATCAAAAGCATTGATGGCGTCATTTGGTGAGGCAAAGAATTTACCTTCACCCTTTGCTCCTTCAATTATCTTTGTCATCCAGTAGGCACCAAGCGCCATATCAAGCAATTTTTCAGAAACCACTGGCTCAGCTGAACCTGGCTTAAGAATATTTTTGTTAGCTGAAATAATCTCTTTAGCTTCCAACTGTGCCTCTTCTGACAAAGGTACGTGTACCGCCATCTGGTCACCGTCGAAGTCTGCGTTGAAAGCACGACAAACCAGTGGGTGCACTTGAATCGCATTACCTTCGATCAATACCGGCCGAAAAGCCTGAATACCCTGACGGTGCAAAGTCGGTGCTCGGTTTAGAAGTACATGACGACTCTTAATAACATCTTCCAAAATCGCCCATACCTCTGGCACACCATCTTCAATCAAGCGGCCAGCACCACGAATGTTATAAGCCAACTCCTGTTTCAATAGTTCAGCCACCACAAACGGTCGGAAAAGCTCCAGTGCCATATGCTTAGGTAGACCACACTGATCAAGTGCCAACTCCGGACCAATCACAATCACTGAACGTCCAGAGTAGTCTACACGCTTACCAAGTAGGTTTTGACGGAAGTATCCTTGCTTACTCTTTAGATAGTCAGACAATGACTTAAGAGGACGACGTTGAGCTTGACTCATGGCTGAGTAAGCACCGCCACCATGACGGATTGAGTTGTCGATCAAAGCGTCAACCGCTTCCTGCAAGATACGCTTTTCATTACGCAAAATCACATCCGGAGCCTGAATATCAATCAATTTCTTAAGACGGTTGTTACGGTTGATTACTCGACGGTAAAGATCGTTTAGGTCTGAAGAAGCGTGACGTCCACCCTCAAGGGCTACCATCGGACGAATCGCTGGTGGGATGACAGGAATACGTACCAAGAACATCCACTCCGGACGTACACCAGCATTAATCATACCGCGCACTAGCGATAGACGCTTATCAAGCTTAGCTCGTTCCATGGCTCCAGCTGTCTCTCGTTCTTTTTCTAGTTGTTCCAAAAGCTTTGGTAGATCAACCTGCTTAAACAAGTCATAAATTGCCTCCGCTCCAATTCGAGCTTCAAATAAAGTACTGTACTTAATTGAATAGCGATGGAAAGTTAACTCATCTAGAACCACTCCAGGATTAACTCCTTCAATCTCACGACGCATTTCCTCCATTCGAGACTTGAGAGCTTCCTTGGCTTCTTCGTTTTGTAGAGACTTTACTTTGGTCTTGTATTCAGTGTCTAGCTCCTTGAGCAAACGGGCTCTATCCTCCTCACTAACTTTAGTGATGATGTATCCGGCGAAGTAGATAACCTTTTCTACCGCAGAAGCAGTAATACCGAGAATCATGGCGATTCGACTTGGTACACCACGCAAAAACCAGATGTGTGACACTGGAATACAAAGATCAATGTGTCCCATTCGTTCTCGACGTACAATCGCACGAGTCACTTCCACTCCACATTTTTCACAGACGATTCCTTTGTAGCGGATACCTCGATACTTTTTACACGAACACTCATAGTCCTCAACCGGACCAAAAATACGTTCGTCAAATAGACCATGCTTTTCTGGACGCTGGGTACGATAATTAATAGTTTCCGGCTTTGTCACCTCTCCGTGTGACCAATCAAGAATGGTCTCCGGGGCAGCTAAGCGCAAACTAATCTCAGTAAAATTAGTTGGAGCAGCCGGAGCTTGTTTGGTGAATGATGATGTTTTAGTAGACATATTATTTATTTTACGCTGATTCATAATCTCGCTTCGGACGTTCTGCTCTATCTAATTTTACGTCCAGTGATAATCCTCTAAGCTGGTTAACCAACACATTGAAAGCGGCTGGTGTATGTGGGTGACTGATTTTTTCACCACGCACGATCGCGTCAAAAGCCGCTGACCTTCCAACAATATCGTCAGACTTAATAGTCAACATTTCGCGTAGAGTATAAGCAGCTCCATAACCCAGAAGTGCCCACACCTCCATTTCTCCAAATCTCTGACCTCCGATCTGAGCCTTTCCACCAAGTGGCTGCTGGGTAATAAGTGAGTATGGACCAATTGAACGCATGTGAATCTTATCTTCCACCATGTGGTGCAATTTAAGAATATACATGTAACCAACCGCAGTTTTCTGAGCAAATTTATCACCAGTCAAACCATCACGTAGTTGAATCTTTCCATCCTCTGGTAAACCGGCTGCTTTTAGCTCAGCTTTTACATGGTCTTCAGTCGCTCCAGCAAACGGTGGAACAATAGCTTGGTAACCAAGAGTGTTAGCCGCCATACCTAGGTGGAGTTCTAGAATCTGTCCAAGGTTCATACGAGAAGGTACTCCAAGCGGTGTAAGCAAGACATCAATTGGTTGACCATCTTCGGTATACGGCATGTCTTCTTCCGGCAAGATACGAGAGATAACTCCCTTGTTTCCGTGTCGTCCAGCTAGCTTGTCTCCCACAGACACATTTCTAACTTGGGCGATTGTGACATGAATACGCTTGATTACACCGCTTTCAAGCTGATGTCCGTTGTCTCGAGAGAAAATCTTTACCCCGATCACACGACCCCGCTTACCAGCTTCAAGTCGTAATGAAGTATCCTTCACATCCTTTGCTTTTTCACCAAAGATCGAGCGTAATAGTCGCTCTTCTGGAGAAAGTTGAGTTTCACCTTTTGGTGTTACCTTACCAACCAAGATATCTCCCGGTCGCACCTCCGCTCCGATACGGATGATACCGTCCTCATCTAGGTTGCGAAGTTTTAGTTCTGACACATTTGGAATGTCTGAAGAAGTAACTTCTGGACCAAGTTTAGTGTCACGTACTGACACCTCAAGCTCATCGAGGTGAATAGTTGAGAACTTACTTTGCTTTACCAAGCGCTCAGAAATAACAATCGCATCTTCGTAGTTAGCACCATTCCAACTCATGAAAGCCACAAGAGCGTTTTGACCTACCGCAATCTGACCGTTATCAGTTGACGATGTATCAGCCAACAAATCACCTCGCTTCACCTTATCTCCGACGGTTACCGCTGGTCGATGATAGAAAGCTGAGAAGTCATTAGTTCTTTGGAATGAAGTGAGTGGATAATCTTTTTTCTTGCCGTCTTTGTTCTTTACCACTATGTGTTTCGCATCACATTCTACCACCTCACCAGCTTCAGATGCATAAATAACTCTATGAGTATCACGAGCCACCATACCTTCTACACCAGTCGCCACAATCGGTGCTTCTTGAACTAGACAAGGAGTAGCCTGCTTCTGCATGTTTGAACCCATCAGAGTACGGTTGGCATCGTCATGGTTCATAAAAGGAATCATGGAGGTTGCCACTGAGAATGGCTGATTGGTTGCCACATCAATATACTCGACTTCCTTAGCTGGGATTAGGCGAGGTGTACCCTTAGCTCGCGCCTCAATAAACTCACCCTTTATCTTACCTTTCGCATCAACCTCAACCGCCGCATGAGCAATGTTGTATTTCTCCTCTTCGTGAGCATTGAAGTAAGTAACCTCACCGGTAATAACTCCCTTTTCTACTTTAGCGTAAGGT
Above is a genomic segment from Candidatus Nomurabacteria bacterium containing:
- a CDS encoding IS30 family transposase codes for the protein MSHKQIGPEDWPVISRMLKAGYSGVEIAHIINKDPSAVNRHIKAYGGRDRYDAREVRRKKKQARIIAMEGTRILKGVLLREVKRLLKQHYSPEQIVGVRDDISASTIYRYINERAPHLKQFLRSQKGKYRRKRGTKIREKVRERAKKRRIDERPPIIERRSRLGDWEGDTMLGRDKRVRIVTFVDRRSGYLIAYLLPKLNATLLTKLAVEKFRRIPKNKRKTATFDNGTEFSDWERFEKQTSMTVYFAYPYHSWERGTNENTNGLLRQYFPKDLDFNTITPQELSEAVRRINHRPRKRHNFKSPHQIFWK
- a CDS encoding sigma-70 family RNA polymerase sigma factor, whose amino-acid sequence is MAIKASKKTTKTASKKAAKTVNKTNKKNTVKKAPTKAKTPAKKVSKKTDKTATKVAKKPVKKSTAKPKAKAKVVTKKPVKTKTKATKTTKAATNKTTKSTAKKPAAKNPTKATKSAKKKTLTKSERILELKAAELMQMGRERGYITYDELLRSFPEIEKDIEFLDVLYERFSIAGIDVLQSGGMLGEDPSVEVIAQKNAFKRSDSSYDSIQMYLREIGQYPLLNAHEERVLAKRIVEGDEEARNLLARANLRLVVSIAKKYVGRSPDLTLLDLIQEGNLGLFKAVDKFDFTKGFKFSTYATWWIRQAITRALADQSRTIRIPVHMVETMAKYKQVSRRLSQDLGREPMPEEIATEMGVEVEKVYQIEKISQDTISLELPVGDEDDRSRLSDFISDDKIVSPDQEVAHSILTDQITEILDTLSEKERKILEMRHGLLDGTYHTLEEVGKEFGVTRERIRQIEAKALEKIRQHEKARRLKSY
- the dnaG gene encoding DNA primase, which encodes MSDTVQQIKDRLNIIDVISPYVELHKAGRHFKARCPFHNEKTPSFNVSPERGMYHCYGCGVGGDMFTFIQEIEGVDFKEALKMLADKAGVPLVPVSPQKKTEQDRSYGVLEEATVFYEASLRENTEVQQYILKRGVLAATMATWRLGFAPGPPEAGWRAAKEYLSGKGYTKDELLRAGLIKGGEDGKEPYDVFRKRVMFPIFNQGGKVVAFSGRTVEKGDDIPKYVNSPETELFKKSEILYGYHKAKHGIRQLGFSLIVEGQFDVVMSHQAGYSNTVAVSGTALTVEHVQLLERLSDKVVLALDADKAGIAAIKKAADLMLRRGLDVKVAVMPEGADPADMILRDPKEFKQIVGKSVHVIEFLLSILAQAKLEERTFKLRAREEVLPYVLLLPNRIDQDHFTIKIAEALGTTKDAVHFELERLSESAEHSAKVVPSVNQGKVVSKKDVGANGEKRKETLLTYLLGVLPLFKPEVTERLVKEIEVNTELSLVEIENIIPKSELAEVTFRMEAALDQYPRKVFEDEVVHAFNQLREVMIRQKLQMARKKISEAEKEGDTETVASSMKEVGELQLERQRVPYDQTLIH